In Candidatus Effluviviaceae Genus V sp., the following are encoded in one genomic region:
- a CDS encoding sulfatase-like hydrolase/transferase: MRSVSGSGVRSRAAFVALGLALVAVAVVLASCGGAEDTRPNIVLVILDTVRDDYVGVDVPDYPGEPLTPWFDRVASEGTDFTHAYANAPWTVPSHASLLTGEFPSTHQCTGFNW; this comes from the coding sequence ATGCGGAGCGTCTCGGGGAGCGGTGTCCGGTCACGCGCGGCGTTCGTCGCGCTCGGCCTCGCGCTGGTCGCGGTGGCCGTCGTCCTCGCCTCCTGCGGTGGCGCGGAGGACACGCGCCCGAACATCGTCCTCGTCATCCTCGACACCGTGCGCGACGACTACGTCGGCGTCGACGTTCCGGACTACCCGGGCGAGCCGCTGACGCCGTGGTTCGACCGCGTCGCGTCCGAGGGGACCGACTTCACGCACGCCTACGCGAACGCCCCGTGGACCGTGCCGAGCCACGCCTCGCTCCTGACGGGAGAGTTCCCGTCGACCCACCAGTGCACCGGGTTCAACTGGAG